The DNA region CTCGCGCTCTACACCAACAACCCGCCGTGCGGGGCGATGCGCGGCTTCGGCGCGGTCCAGGCGTGCTTCGCCTACGAGGCGCAGATGGACAAGGTCGCCGCCGAACTCGGCATGGACCCGGTGGAGTTCCGGCGGCTCAACGCGATGGAGCAGGGCACCGTGATGCCCACCGGGCAGGTGGTGGACTCGCCCGCTCCGGTCGCCGAACTGCTGCGCCGGGTCAAGGCGATGCCGATGCCGCCGGAGCGCCAGTGGGAGACCACCGAGGGCGCCGACGTGCGCGCGCTGCCCGGCGGGCTGTCCAACACCACCCACGGCGAGGGCGTGGTGCGCGGCGTCGGCTACGCGGTCGGCATCAAGAACGTCGGCTTCTCCGAGGGCTTCGACGACTACTCCACCGCCCGGGTCCGGCTGGAGGTCGTCGGCGGCGAGCCGGTGGCCACCGTGCACACCGCGATGGCCGAGGTCGGCCAGGGCGGCGTCACCGTGCACGCGCAGATCGTCCGGTCCGAACTCGGCGTCACCCAGGTGACCATCCAGCCCGCCGACACCCAGGTCGGCTCCGCCGGCTCCACCTCCGCCTCCCGGCAGACGTACATGACCGGCGGCGCGGTGAAGAACACCTGCGAGGCGGTGCGCGAGAAGGTCCTGGAGATCGGCCGCCGCAGGTTCGGCGCCTACCACCCGGCCTGGGCCACCGCCGAACTCCTGCTGGAGGACGGCAAGGTGGTCACCGACGGCGGCGAGGCGCTGGCCGGCATCGCCGAGGTGCTCGGGGACGAAGCGGTCGACCTGGAACTGGAGTTCAGGCACCGGCCCACCCAGGCCTTCGACCTGCGCACCGGCCAGGGCAACGGCCATGTGCAGTACAGCTTCGCCGCGCACCGCGCGGTGGTCGAGGTCGACACCGAACTCGGCCTGGTCAAGGTGGTCGAACTGGCCTGCGCCCAGGACGTCGGCAAGGCGCTCAACCCGCTGTCGGTGGCCGGCCAGATCCAGGGCGGCACCACGCAGGGCCTGGGCGTCGCGGTGATGGAGGAGATCGTCGTCGACCCGGTGACCGCGAAGGTCCGCAACCCCTCCTTCACCGACTACCTGATCCCCACCATCCTCGACACGCCGACCATCCCGGTGGACGTGCTCGAACTCGCCGACGCCAACGCCCCGTACGGGCTGCGCGGCGTCGGCGAGGCCCCGACCCTGTCCTCGACCCCCGCCGTGCTCGCGGCGATCCGGGCGGCGACCGGGCTGGAGCTGAACAGGACCCCGGTCCGCCCCGAGCACCTGACCGGGACGGACTAGGAAGCCGGACGCGGCGGCGCCACCAGCGGGCGCCGCGGTCCGGCGCGGCAGTACGGCAAGGCACCTCGGGCCGTCCCCGGGTCGTGCAGACCACATCCATCCCAAATCCCGCACCCCTGGTGCGGGTGCCCCTGTGAACCTTGGGAGTCGGCACATGACCCAGACGCCAGTGGAGCCGCGCACCGCGGCCGGGGACCCGCGCCCCGGGCCGCGCGGCCCGGACCAACGCCCGTGGCTCGACCGGTACTTCCACATCACCGCACGAGGCTCGACGATCCCCCGCGAGGTCCGCGGCGGCGTCACCACCTTCATGGCGATGTGCTACATCCTGCTGCTCAACCCGCTGCTGCTGTCGGGTCCCGACGCGCACGGCCACCGGCTCGGCCACGCCGCGCTGATCACCGCGACCGCGCTGGCCGCGGCCGTCTCCACGCTGCTGATGGGCCTGCTCGGCAAGGCGCCGCTGGCCCTCGCCGCCGGGCTGAGCGTCGCCGGGGTGATCTCCACCCAGGTCGCGCCGAACATGACCTGGCCGCAGGCGATGGGCATGTGCGTGCTGTACGGCGCGGTGATCGTGCTGCTGGTGGTCACCGGGTTGCGCGAGATCGTCATGAACGCCATACCGCTGCCGCTCAAGCACGGCATCACCATCGGCATCGGCCTGTTCATCGCGATGATCGGCCTGGTCAACGCCGGCTTCGTGGGCAAGGGCGACCCGCACGGCAGTGCGCCGGTCACCCTCGGCGCCGGCGGGCAGCTGGCCGGCTGGCCGGTGCTGCTGTTCTGCGTGACGCTGCTGCTGATCTTCATGCTCCAGGCCAGGGACGTGCCCGGCGCGATCCTGGTCGGCATCGTCACCGGCACCGTCCTCGCGGTGGTCGTCAACGCCGTCGGGCACCTGACCGCCGCCGACTGGGGCGGCACCGCGCCCCGGCTGCGGGGCAGCGCGGTGTCCATGCCGGACTTCTCGCTGCTGGGCCACGTGGAGTTCGGCGGCTGGGGCTCGATCGGCGGGATGACCGTCGGCGTCATCGTCTTCACCCTGGTGCTCGCCGGGTTCTTCGACGCGATGGCCACCATCATCGGCGTCGGCACCGAGGCCGGCCTCGCCGACGAGCGGGGCCGGATGCCGGGGCTGTCCAGGGCGCTGTTCGTCGACGGCGCGGGCGGCGCGATCGGCGGTGTCGCGGGCGCCTCCGGGCAGACCGTGTTCATCGAGTCCGCGACCGGCGTCGGCGAGGGCGCGCGCACCGGGCTGTCCGCCACCGTGACCGGACTGCTCTTCGCGCTCGGCCTGTTCTTCACCCCGCTCGCGCAGATCGTGCCCGGCCAGGTCGCCGCCGCGGCCCTGGTGGTGATCGGCGCGATGATGATGGGCAACGCCCGGCACGTCGACTGGTCGGACCGCGCGGTGGCCGTGCCGGTCTTCATGACGGTGGCCCTGATGCCCTTCACCTACTCGATCACCGCCGGCGTCGGCGCGGGCGTGGTGTCGTACACCGCGATACGCGCCGCGCAGGGCCGATGGCGCGAGCCCGGGCCGTTCATGTGGGTCCTGGCCGCCGTCTTCACCGTCTACTTCGCCCTGCACCCGATCGAGGGCTGGCTCGGCGTGAGGTAGCGCCGAGCCTCCGGAGCCGGCGCCCGACGCCCGGCGCCCGACGCCTTCCAGGCTGTCCCACGAGGAGACGATCACCATGCTGGACATCGCCGAGGAGCTGCACCGCTGGTGCGGGCTGGGGCGGCCGTTCGCGGTCGCGACCGTCGTCGCCACCGGCGGCAGCGCGCCGCGGCAGCCGGGCGCCGCGCTCGCCGTGGACGGCGACGGCGCCGTGATCGGCAGCGTCTCCGGCGGCTGCGTCGAGGGCGCGGTCTACGAGCTGTGCCAGGAGGCGCTGAACGGCCAGGGCCCCGACGTGGTGCTGGAACGCTTCGGCTACTCCGACGAGGACGCCTTCGCGGTCGGGCTGAGCTGCGGCGGCGTGATCGACGTGCTGGTGCAGCGGATCGACCCGGCGCGGCGGCCGGAGACCGCGCACGCCCTGGCCGCGGCGGCCGGCGGCGCCACCGCGGCGCTCGCCAGGATCGTGCGCGGCCCGGCCGAGCTGCTCGGCGCGGCCCTGCTGGTCGACGCCGACGGGGGCTTCGAGGGCACCCTCGGCGACCCGCGGCGGGACCGCGCGGCCGCGGCGCAGGCGCACGCCCTGCTCGCGGCCGGCCGCACCGGCACCGTGGAGATCGGCGCGGACGGCAGCCGCTGCGGCGTCCCGCTGACGCTGCTGGTGGAGTCGCGCACGCCGCCGCCGCGGCTGCTGGTGTTCGGCGCGGTCGACTTCGCGGCGGCGCTGGTCCGCGCGGGCGCCTTCCTCGGCTACCGGGTCACGGTGTGCGACGCGCGTCCGGTCTTCGCCACCGCCGGGCGCTTCCCGGACGCCGACGAGGTGGTGGTGCAGTGGCCGCACCGCTATCTGGAGGCCGAGGCCGCCGCGGGCCGACTCGACGCCCGCACCGCGGTGTGCGTGCTCACCCACGACGCGAAGTTCGACGTGCCGCTGCTGGAACGGGCGCTGCGGCTGCCGGTGGCGTACGTCGGCGCGATGGGGTCGCGCCGCACCCACCTCGCGCGGCTCGACCGGTTGCGCGAGAGCGGGCTGACCGACCTGGACCTGGCCCGGCTGCACTCGCCGATCGGCCTCGACCTCGGCGCGCGCACCCCGGAGGAGACCGCGCTGTCCATCGCCGCGGAGATCGTCGCGCACCGCTACGGCGGCACCGGCGCGCCGCTGACCGGCGCGCACACCCCGATCCACCGGACGCCCGGCGCCCCGGCCCGCCACCTCGGGCCGCCCGCGGCCTGAGCCCGGCAGGGCCGGGCCTGAGCGCGGCGTGAGCGCGACGCGGCCGCAACCCGGCCCGAGCATGGCCCTGGCCCGACCCCGGCTCGGCGCCCCGGCGCCCCGGCGCCCTGGCGCCCTGGCGGCCAGGCGGCCCCGGGCCCGGCGCGAGTCCGACCCGGGCCGGCCACGGTCCGACCCCGGCCCCGGTCCGACCCGGCCAACCACGCCCCGGCGCGCCGGCGGCCCGGGCCGCCGCGGCCCACACCCGTGCGCGGGGCCGTCCGCACCGGTGGCCGGGGCCGTCCGCACCCGTGTGCGGGGCTGTCCGCACCGGTGGCCGGGGCCGTCCGCACCCGTGCGCGGGGCTGTCCGCACCGGTGGCCGGGACCGTCCGCACCCGTGCGCGGGGCCGTCCGCACCCGTGGCCGGGGCCCGCTCACACCCGTGCGCGGGACCCGTCCGCCGGGACCGTCCGCACCCGTGGCCGGGCCCTCTCACTTCCCGGGCGGGAGCTGCGGCACCGGCTGGACCAGCCGCCGCCTGCGCAGCGCCGTGGTCCACGCGGCGACCTCGGCGGCGTCCGCCCCGCGCGGGTCCCACAGGCGGACGGTGGCGGAGTCGGCCACCTCGTGGAAGTGGCCGCGGAGATCGCGCAGCGCCCATCCGCCCGCGCGCCCGCGCCGGACCGGGAGCCCGACGACCGGGCCCGCGACGGTGTCGGCCTGCCAGACCAGCGCGCGGGTCAGCGGTTCCAGCAGCGGCGGGTCGAGGTGCAGGGCCCGCCACCGCGCCCAGGTCTGCCCGGGATCGTCGTGCAGCCGCTCGGTGAGCGAGCCCTTGAACGCGGTGGTGCGCGCGGTGAGTTCGGCGACCCGGGCGCGCAGCGCCGCGTAGGCGGCCGGGGTGTGGGTCCTGACCCGCCGCGGCACGTGCAGCAGCCGCACCCCCTGCTCGTTGCGGAAGCCGAGGCTGACCCGGCCGGTCGGGTCGACCGTGAAATGCGCCGTGTACGCGCCGACGGCGACGCTCATGGCCGCCGGGTCCAGCTCGGCGGGGTAGCGGCGCAGCCGCCGCAGCGCCTCGGCCGCCGCCGTGCCGGGCCTCCCCGACGCGGTGGCGAGCAGCCGCTCGTCTGCCGCGTCGGCCGGCTCGCCGGCGAGGGCGCCGAGGGCCGCCAGGCCGCCGCGCAGGAACAGCGCGGCCCCCGCCGACAGCTCCTCGGGCGGCCTTCCCGCGTACCGCGACAGGGCCCGTTCCAGATCGCGGAGCGCCGGCACGCGCTCGGCCACGCACGCCGCCCACGCGGCGCCGGTCAGCAACCGCCCGCTGTCCTCGGTGAGTTCGGCGTCCTCGTACCGTACCGCCCCGGGGCCGTCGAGCCGGACCCCGACCGACCGCAGCAGCGGGGCGAGCGCCGCCCGCGCGCCGGGCTCGCGCTGCACCAGCTCCCGCACCCGGCCCAGCCACGCGTACGACGGGCGTGCTCCGGTCACCTCGGCGCACAGACCGACGAAGGCGGCGATCTCGGGGCGGTACGCGGTCGCGCCGAGCGCCTGGCGGACCGCGGTGGCGTACGCGTCGCGGTGCGCCAGCAGGCCGTCCACGTCGTACGCGGACGGCAGCAGGGCGCGCACCCGCTCCACCAGGGCGCGGCGTCGCGGCGGCACCGGGATGCCCGCCGGGCGCAGCAGCAGGTCGAAGTGGTGCATGGCCAGGACGGTGCGCAGATACGGGTGCAGCCGCTCGCGGTCGGCCGCGGACAGCTCCTCGAAGGCGGCCAGCGGCAGTTCGAGCGACCCGGGCGCGTCGGGACGCCAGGCGGCGCCGGGTGGACCGGGTCGACGCTCCGGAGGGCGAGCCGGAACAGCTCCTCCACCTGCGGCGCCCTCCAGCCGCAGCGCGCCGCCGCCAGCGCCGCCGAGATCCGCTCCTCCCGGTCGGCCACGGACAGCGCGGTCCGCTCCCGCTGGATGCGCAGCGCCACCGTGCGGCGGTCCTCCTCGGACAGCGCGGCGACGGCGGCGGCACTGCGCGGGCCGGGCGCGGTCGCGCCGGGAGCCGAGCCGGGCGGCGCGCCCGGACGGACGCGTGGCTCCGCCGCCCCCGCCGCCCCCGCCGCGGACTCCGCGCGCTCGTCCGCCCGCGCCGCCCGCGCCAGCGCGCGGCTGAGCGCCCGCGGCCGCAACGGCGCGACCGTGCCGCCCCGCGCCATCCGCGGGAAGTCGTACCCGCGCCGCGCCGCCCACCACGGCCCCACCGGCGGAACCATCGCCGCCCCCTTCCGTCCACCCGC from Actinacidiphila sp. DG2A-62 includes:
- the pucD gene encoding xanthine dehydrogenase subunit D — protein: MAGTRITRTPTSLTQGSGGATRGGVGESTPRPDGVLKVTGEFAYSSDLWHEDMLWGYTLRSTVAHARIRSIDTSQALATSGVHAVLTYDDLPTEVTHYGLEIRDTPVLAHGKVRHHGEPVALVAADHPETARRAAAKIVVDYEELPVITDEASATAPGAPLVHEDRDDHHSGHVPHPNIVHRQPIVRGDAAAAAARADVVVRGSYVFGMQDQAFLGPESGLAVPAEDGGVDLYVATQWLHSDLRQIAPVLGLPESKVRMTLSGVGGAFGGREDLSMQIHGCLLALRTGKPVKIVYNRFESFFGHVHRHPAKLWYEHGATRDGRLTHVRCRIVLDGGAYASSSPAVVGNAASLSVGPYAVDDVDIEALALYTNNPPCGAMRGFGAVQACFAYEAQMDKVAAELGMDPVEFRRLNAMEQGTVMPTGQVVDSPAPVAELLRRVKAMPMPPERQWETTEGADVRALPGGLSNTTHGEGVVRGVGYAVGIKNVGFSEGFDDYSTARVRLEVVGGEPVATVHTAMAEVGQGGVTVHAQIVRSELGVTQVTIQPADTQVGSAGSTSASRQTYMTGGAVKNTCEAVREKVLEIGRRRFGAYHPAWATAELLLEDGKVVTDGGEALAGIAEVLGDEAVDLELEFRHRPTQAFDLRTGQGNGHVQYSFAAHRAVVEVDTELGLVKVVELACAQDVGKALNPLSVAGQIQGGTTQGLGVAVMEEIVVDPVTAKVRNPSFTDYLIPTILDTPTIPVDVLELADANAPYGLRGVGEAPTLSSTPAVLAAIRAATGLELNRTPVRPEHLTGTD
- a CDS encoding NCS2 family permease, with amino-acid sequence MTQTPVEPRTAAGDPRPGPRGPDQRPWLDRYFHITARGSTIPREVRGGVTTFMAMCYILLLNPLLLSGPDAHGHRLGHAALITATALAAAVSTLLMGLLGKAPLALAAGLSVAGVISTQVAPNMTWPQAMGMCVLYGAVIVLLVVTGLREIVMNAIPLPLKHGITIGIGLFIAMIGLVNAGFVGKGDPHGSAPVTLGAGGQLAGWPVLLFCVTLLLIFMLQARDVPGAILVGIVTGTVLAVVVNAVGHLTAADWGGTAPRLRGSAVSMPDFSLLGHVEFGGWGSIGGMTVGVIVFTLVLAGFFDAMATIIGVGTEAGLADERGRMPGLSRALFVDGAGGAIGGVAGASGQTVFIESATGVGEGARTGLSATVTGLLFALGLFFTPLAQIVPGQVAAAALVVIGAMMMGNARHVDWSDRAVAVPVFMTVALMPFTYSITAGVGAGVVSYTAIRAAQGRWREPGPFMWVLAAVFTVYFALHPIEGWLGVR
- a CDS encoding XdhC family protein; the protein is MLDIAEELHRWCGLGRPFAVATVVATGGSAPRQPGAALAVDGDGAVIGSVSGGCVEGAVYELCQEALNGQGPDVVLERFGYSDEDAFAVGLSCGGVIDVLVQRIDPARRPETAHALAAAAGGATAALARIVRGPAELLGAALLVDADGGFEGTLGDPRRDRAAAAQAHALLAAGRTGTVEIGADGSRCGVPLTLLVESRTPPPRLLVFGAVDFAAALVRAGAFLGYRVTVCDARPVFATAGRFPDADEVVVQWPHRYLEAEAAAGRLDARTAVCVLTHDAKFDVPLLERALRLPVAYVGAMGSRRTHLARLDRLRESGLTDLDLARLHSPIGLDLGARTPEETALSIAAEIVAHRYGGTGAPLTGAHTPIHRTPGAPARHLGPPAA
- a CDS encoding DUF4132 domain-containing protein — its product is MHHFDLLLRPAGIPVPPRRRALVERVRALLPSAYDVDGLLAHRDAYATAVRQALGATAYRPEIAAFVGLCAEVTGARPSYAWLGRVRELVQREPGARAALAPLLRSVGVRLDGPGAVRYEDAELTEDSGRLLTGAAWAACVAERVPALRDLERALSRYAGRPPEELSAGAALFLRGGLAALGALAGEPADAADERLLATASGRPGTAAAEALRRLRRYPAELDPAAMSVAVGAYTAHFTVDPTGRVSLGFRNEQGVRLLHVPRRVRTHTPAAYAALRARVAELTARTTAFKGSLTERLHDDPGQTWARWRALHLDPPLLEPLTRALVWQADTVAGPVVGLPVRRGRAGGWALRDLRGHFHEVADSATVRLWDPRGADAAEVAAWTTALRRRRLVQPVPQLPPGK